A genomic window from Halogeometricum borinquense DSM 11551 includes:
- a CDS encoding M24 family metallopeptidase, which translates to MTDEDDTVTRHLDNRRERLDEYLDREGLDAVWFARPNSFSWLTGGSNVISRDADVGVAAAGYDRDDGWVVITDNIEAQRLADEELPDEFTVEETAWYESSLADAVADRTTGSAAADFDVPGLASVNASALRQPLSETDIERYRELGRETADAVERVARELEPEDTEHEVAAALKISLSTRGINAPVVLAGGSERAQKYRHFTPTFTELGDYAILSVTAERGGLYASTTRTVAFDPPEWLSERHSQAMQVETSALAATQAVSRLNGTASSVFDNIMAAYEHLGIPEEWREHHQGGAAGYAGREWFASPDTERPVETPMAYAYNPTVQGAKSEDTVLVTEDDAEVLTTTGEWPTRPIRGWDHEFAIERHEILHLSSE; encoded by the coding sequence ATGACCGACGAGGACGACACCGTCACGAGGCATCTCGACAACCGACGTGAACGACTCGACGAGTATCTCGACCGCGAGGGCCTCGATGCGGTCTGGTTCGCTCGTCCCAACTCCTTTTCGTGGCTCACCGGCGGAAGCAACGTCATTTCCCGCGACGCGGACGTGGGTGTCGCCGCCGCGGGTTACGACCGGGACGACGGATGGGTCGTTATCACCGACAACATCGAAGCACAGCGACTCGCCGACGAAGAACTTCCTGACGAATTCACTGTCGAAGAGACGGCGTGGTACGAATCGTCGTTGGCGGACGCTGTCGCCGACCGGACGACCGGGAGCGCCGCGGCGGATTTCGACGTCCCGGGACTGGCGTCTGTGAACGCGTCGGCGCTCAGACAACCGCTTTCGGAGACGGATATCGAACGGTACCGCGAACTGGGGCGTGAAACGGCCGACGCCGTCGAGCGGGTTGCACGCGAACTCGAACCCGAGGATACCGAACACGAAGTCGCCGCCGCCCTCAAAATTTCGTTGTCAACGCGAGGCATCAATGCGCCCGTCGTCCTCGCTGGCGGCTCCGAACGCGCCCAGAAGTATCGTCACTTCACGCCGACGTTCACCGAGTTGGGTGACTACGCCATCCTTTCGGTGACAGCCGAACGCGGCGGTCTGTACGCGAGTACGACCCGAACCGTCGCCTTCGACCCGCCGGAATGGCTGTCCGAACGGCACTCACAAGCGATGCAGGTCGAGACGAGCGCACTGGCGGCAACGCAAGCCGTCTCCCGACTGAACGGGACGGCCAGCAGTGTCTTCGACAACATCATGGCGGCGTACGAACACCTCGGCATCCCCGAGGAGTGGCGCGAGCACCACCAAGGCGGGGCCGCGGGGTACGCCGGACGCGAGTGGTTCGCCTCACCGGATACCGAACGCCCGGTAGAGACGCCGATGGCCTACGCATACAACCCGACGGTACAGGGTGCAAAGTCGGAAGACACCGTTCTCGTCACCGAGGATGACGCCGAAGTGTTGACGACGACAGGTGAGTGGCCAACCCGTCCGATCCGCGGCTGGGATCACGAATTTGCTATCGAACGACACGAGATTCTGCATCTCTCTTCCGAGTAG
- a CDS encoding amino acid ABC transporter ATP-binding protein — protein sequence MSHLLEFDEVDKYFGETHVLKNVSLDIEETEVCVVVGPSGSGKSTLLRCANRLEEIQGGEIRLDGIPLSDPNADVNFLRQRIGMVFQSFNLFPHKTALENVTLAPRKVRGLDANEARARGEELLERVGLGAQMNSYPNQLSGGQQQRVAIARALAMDPKVMLFDEVTSALDPELVGEVLEVMGTLADEGMTMMVVTHEMGFAREVGDRIVLMADGRVVESSAPEQFFENPETERGEQFLSKLL from the coding sequence TTGAGTCACCTGCTTGAATTCGACGAGGTTGACAAATACTTCGGCGAGACGCACGTGCTGAAGAACGTCTCGCTGGATATCGAGGAGACTGAGGTGTGTGTTGTCGTCGGCCCGTCCGGGTCCGGTAAGTCGACGCTCCTCCGATGTGCGAACCGACTCGAAGAGATTCAGGGCGGCGAGATTCGACTCGACGGCATTCCGCTGTCAGATCCCAACGCCGACGTGAACTTCCTGCGTCAGCGAATCGGGATGGTGTTCCAATCGTTCAACCTGTTCCCACACAAGACAGCGCTCGAGAACGTGACGCTCGCGCCCCGGAAAGTTCGCGGCCTCGACGCCAACGAGGCCCGAGCGCGCGGTGAAGAACTGCTCGAACGCGTCGGTCTCGGCGCGCAGATGAACTCCTATCCGAATCAGCTCTCGGGGGGACAACAACAGCGCGTCGCTATCGCCCGTGCGCTAGCGATGGATCCGAAGGTGATGCTGTTCGACGAAGTGACAAGCGCGCTCGACCCCGAACTCGTCGGGGAAGTGCTCGAAGTGATGGGGACGCTGGCCGACGAAGGGATGACCATGATGGTCGTCACCCACGAGATGGGCTTCGCCCGCGAAGTCGGTGACCGAATCGTCCTCATGGCCGACGGACGAGTTGTCGAGTCCAGTGCCCCTGAGCAGTTCTTCGAGAACCCCGAAACGGAACGCGGCGAGCAGTTCCTCTCGAAACTACTCTAA
- a CDS encoding NADP-dependent malic enzyme — protein MGLDDDAREYHREEPPGKIEISTTKSTNTQRDLSLAYSPGVAAPCRDIADDADRAYEYTAKGNLVGVVSNGSAVLGLGDIGAQASKPVMEGKGVLFKRFADIDVFDVELDLEDPESIIETVSAMEPTFGGINLEDIKAPECFEIESRLREEMSVPVFHDDQHGTAIISGAALLNAADIVDKDLEDLNIVFSGAGASAIATARFYVSLGARKENIVMCDSDGVITPDREDINEFKAEFANDVPADTLAEAMEGADVFVGLSIGGLVDQEMVASMADDPIIFAMANPDPEIGYEEAKAARDDTVIMATGRSDYPNQVNNVLGFPFIFRGALDVRATEINEEMKRAAAKALADLARKDVPDAVVKAYGDQPLQYGPEYVIPKPLDPRVLFEVAPAVAQAAMDSGSARSELDTDEYEERLEARLGKSREMMRVVLNKAKSDPKRVALAEGTDEKMIRAAYQLQEQGIAYPVLVGNREKINQTAERLGLDFEPEVADPRNGDWDHYADRLYELRRRKGMTKNEAHELIRRDTNYFASVMVEENDADAMLTGLTHHYPSALRPPLQVIGTAPDADYAAGVYMLTFKNRVIFCADATVNLAPDSDVLAEITKHTAELARRFNIEPRAAMLSYSNFGSVKNEGTRKPRDAVKLLHDDPEVDFDVDGEMQADTAVVEDILEGTYEFSDLDDPANVLVFPNLEAGNIGYKLLQRLGGAEAIGPMLVGMDKPVHVLQRGDEVKDIVNLAGVAVVDAQNE, from the coding sequence ATGGGATTGGACGACGACGCCCGGGAATATCACCGGGAAGAACCACCGGGAAAGATCGAGATTTCGACCACGAAATCGACAAACACGCAACGTGACCTGAGTCTCGCCTACTCGCCGGGCGTCGCCGCGCCCTGCCGCGACATCGCAGACGACGCTGACCGTGCCTACGAGTACACGGCCAAAGGGAACCTCGTCGGCGTCGTCTCGAACGGATCGGCGGTACTCGGTCTCGGCGACATCGGCGCTCAGGCGTCGAAGCCAGTGATGGAAGGGAAGGGCGTCCTGTTCAAGCGATTCGCCGATATCGACGTGTTCGACGTCGAACTCGACTTAGAGGACCCCGAGAGCATTATCGAGACGGTCAGCGCGATGGAACCGACGTTCGGCGGGATCAATCTGGAGGACATCAAGGCTCCCGAGTGCTTCGAGATCGAGTCGCGCCTGCGAGAGGAGATGTCGGTTCCTGTCTTCCACGACGACCAACACGGGACGGCGATCATCTCCGGGGCCGCCCTCCTCAACGCCGCGGACATCGTCGACAAAGACCTCGAAGATCTGAATATCGTCTTCTCCGGTGCGGGTGCCTCCGCTATCGCCACCGCGCGTTTCTACGTCTCGCTCGGCGCGCGAAAGGAGAACATCGTCATGTGCGACTCAGACGGCGTCATCACGCCGGACCGCGAGGACATCAACGAATTCAAAGCCGAGTTCGCCAACGACGTGCCCGCCGATACGCTCGCCGAAGCGATGGAGGGCGCGGACGTGTTCGTTGGCCTCTCCATCGGCGGACTGGTTGACCAAGAGATGGTCGCGTCGATGGCCGACGACCCGATCATCTTCGCCATGGCGAATCCGGACCCCGAAATCGGCTACGAGGAGGCCAAAGCCGCCCGTGACGACACGGTCATCATGGCGACGGGTCGGTCGGACTACCCGAATCAAGTGAACAACGTCCTCGGCTTCCCGTTCATCTTCCGCGGCGCACTGGACGTACGTGCAACGGAAATCAACGAGGAGATGAAACGCGCCGCCGCCAAGGCACTCGCCGACCTCGCTCGGAAGGACGTGCCGGACGCCGTCGTGAAAGCCTACGGCGATCAACCGCTACAGTACGGTCCCGAGTACGTGATTCCGAAACCGCTCGATCCGCGGGTGTTGTTCGAAGTCGCCCCCGCTGTCGCGCAGGCGGCGATGGACAGCGGCTCCGCGCGGAGTGAACTCGACACCGACGAGTACGAGGAGCGCCTCGAAGCGCGCCTCGGAAAATCGCGCGAGATGATGCGCGTCGTCCTCAACAAGGCGAAATCCGACCCCAAACGCGTCGCACTCGCGGAAGGGACGGACGAGAAGATGATTCGTGCGGCGTACCAACTGCAAGAGCAAGGTATCGCCTATCCCGTCCTCGTCGGCAACAGAGAGAAGATCAACCAGACTGCAGAGCGACTCGGTCTCGACTTCGAACCCGAAGTGGCCGACCCGCGAAACGGCGACTGGGACCACTACGCCGACCGTCTGTACGAACTGCGGCGTCGGAAGGGGATGACGAAGAACGAAGCGCACGAACTCATCCGTCGGGACACTAACTACTTCGCCAGCGTGATGGTCGAAGAGAACGACGCAGACGCGATGCTCACCGGCCTGACGCACCACTACCCGTCGGCGCTTCGCCCGCCGCTTCAGGTCATCGGCACCGCACCCGACGCGGACTACGCCGCCGGTGTCTACATGCTGACGTTCAAAAATCGCGTCATCTTCTGCGCGGACGCGACGGTCAACCTCGCGCCCGACTCGGACGTGCTGGCCGAGATTACGAAGCACACCGCTGAACTCGCACGCCGGTTCAATATCGAACCGCGCGCGGCGATGCTATCGTACTCGAACTTCGGGAGCGTCAAGAACGAGGGAACGCGGAAACCCCGCGATGCCGTGAAACTGCTCCACGACGACCCTGAAGTGGACTTCGACGTGGACGGCGAGATGCAGGCGGACACCGCCGTTGTCGAGGACATCCTCGAAGGAACGTACGAGTTCTCTGACCTCGATGACCCGGCGAACGTCCTCGTCTTCCCGAACCTCGAAGCGGGCAACATCGGCTACAAACTGCTCCAGCGTCTCGGCGGCGCGGAGGCCATCGGGCCGATGCTCGTCGGTATGGACAAACCGGTCCACGTCCTCCAACGCGGCGACGAAGTGAAGGACATCGTTAATCTGGCGGGCGTGGCCGTCGTGGACGCCCAGAACGAATAA
- a CDS encoding COX15/CtaA family protein: protein MNARLRRLVALTVPLTGFLMVLGVYTAAAGAGLTCAGRWPFCDGFLGLFPANWSSFIEWFHRLVAMLVGFLILGTTIQTWRTGADRRVRRALAVATVLLPSQIILGALTVTTYEWLILSAHFITASTIFTGVVLAAAWSFETPAVAEIRRMMGVLAAGVVALVVLSPHMFVSFGANVQAIYYTLGLVVYGSLVAATVWLGATDADGLDRVRLATGGAALILVSLLVLGRQVYGGTLQYVSVGGTVVAFGLVAAAAYTLRSRSVQQSRSIPGGSD, encoded by the coding sequence ATGAACGCTCGCCTCCGACGCCTCGTGGCGCTTACCGTCCCGCTGACGGGGTTTCTGATGGTTCTCGGGGTGTACACCGCCGCGGCCGGTGCAGGATTGACGTGCGCCGGTCGGTGGCCCTTCTGTGACGGCTTCTTGGGACTGTTTCCCGCAAACTGGAGCAGTTTCATCGAGTGGTTCCACCGACTCGTGGCGATGCTCGTCGGCTTTCTCATCCTCGGGACGACGATTCAAACGTGGCGTACAGGTGCCGACCGCCGCGTTCGCCGCGCACTCGCCGTTGCCACCGTCCTCCTCCCCTCGCAGATAATTCTCGGTGCGCTGACGGTCACGACGTACGAATGGCTCATCCTCTCGGCGCACTTCATCACGGCCTCGACCATCTTCACCGGCGTTGTCCTCGCCGCCGCGTGGTCCTTCGAGACGCCCGCCGTCGCTGAAATTCGACGCATGATGGGAGTGCTCGCTGCTGGCGTCGTCGCTCTCGTCGTGTTGTCTCCACACATGTTCGTCTCGTTCGGCGCGAACGTGCAGGCCATCTACTACACGCTCGGGCTGGTCGTGTACGGCTCACTCGTCGCAGCGACGGTCTGGCTGGGCGCAACCGACGCCGACGGTCTCGACCGCGTCCGTCTCGCCACCGGTGGGGCTGCTCTCATACTCGTCTCGCTTCTCGTCCTCGGCCGGCAGGTGTACGGCGGCACGCTCCAGTACGTCTCGGTCGGTGGAACCGTCGTCGCCTTCGGTCTCGTCGCGGCCGCGGCCTACACACTCCGTAGCCGGTCGGTACAACAGTCTCGCAGCATCCCGGGCGGAAGCGACTGA
- a CDS encoding twin-arginine translocase subunit TatC, whose product MPSELYPADGFDGTGDGPVGATVRRNLRPLLAVFLLVSAVVTAAASGINLTDVVSWSGVPPRLSPTPLTDFRLALEVGTLSGVFAAGLTLVGLLGRDARVSPSRSRRHAVVAAFAFTVGVAVGVILLPAVAEAVSRVTATSAAGLDVYWYTEVWLFFPVALGGAAATPFLLIAAVRAGVVGRFTSTRQRGYAALAFVVFAACYSPADSATFVLLAAPLFVGLAAGIAWLEFR is encoded by the coding sequence ATGCCCTCCGAACTGTACCCCGCTGACGGCTTCGACGGCACCGGCGACGGCCCGGTGGGGGCCACAGTCCGTCGAAATCTCCGCCCCCTCCTCGCCGTTTTTCTCCTCGTCTCTGCCGTCGTCACCGCCGCAGCCTCCGGGATCAACCTCACCGACGTGGTCTCGTGGTCGGGCGTTCCGCCCCGTCTATCGCCGACCCCACTCACGGACTTCCGTCTCGCACTCGAAGTTGGAACGCTATCGGGGGTGTTCGCCGCGGGCTTGACTCTCGTCGGACTCCTCGGACGCGACGCTCGCGTCTCGCCATCTCGCAGTCGCCGCCACGCAGTCGTCGCGGCGTTTGCGTTCACAGTCGGTGTTGCCGTCGGGGTGATACTGCTCCCCGCTGTCGCCGAGGCTGTGAGTCGGGTGACCGCCACGTCAGCCGCCGGCCTCGACGTGTACTGGTACACGGAGGTCTGGCTGTTCTTCCCGGTCGCACTCGGGGGCGCGGCGGCGACCCCGTTTCTCCTCATCGCGGCCGTCCGAGCGGGCGTCGTCGGGCGGTTCACTTCGACCAGACAGCGCGGGTACGCGGCTCTCGCGTTCGTCGTGTTCGCGGCGTGTTACTCGCCCGCCGACAGCGCGACGTTCGTCCTCCTTGCAGCACCGCTGTTTGTGGGATTGGCCGCCGGAATCGCGTGGTTGGAGTTCCGCTAA
- the cmk gene encoding (d)CMP kinase: MMEEDAATGRSVDSNLFITVSGPPGCGATTLCKGLSRSLECGYVSGGDIFRELAEERGMSLSQLIAKADESDEIDRALDRRLRTVAEQWGASNKPFVLESRLAGWLAGNRADLRIWLDAPEEVRVERTRDREELEAEMRVREVSEAGRYESYYGIDVSDQSFYDLQMNTARWSPEALLDIVLRAIEDYDPEVDEGAFYTPDIEL; the protein is encoded by the coding sequence ATGATGGAGGAAGACGCCGCGACGGGACGGTCGGTCGATAGCAACCTGTTCATCACCGTCTCCGGTCCGCCGGGTTGCGGGGCGACGACGCTGTGTAAGGGACTGTCCCGCTCGTTGGAGTGCGGTTACGTCTCTGGCGGCGACATCTTCCGCGAACTCGCGGAGGAACGCGGGATGTCGCTTTCGCAACTCATCGCCAAGGCGGACGAGTCCGACGAGATAGACCGCGCACTCGACCGTCGCCTCCGTACTGTTGCCGAACAGTGGGGGGCATCAAACAAGCCGTTCGTCCTCGAATCACGCCTCGCCGGGTGGTTGGCAGGTAATCGCGCCGACCTTCGGATCTGGCTCGACGCGCCCGAAGAGGTTCGTGTCGAGCGCACGCGTGACCGCGAGGAGTTAGAAGCCGAGATGCGCGTCCGCGAGGTCAGCGAGGCAGGTCGCTACGAGTCGTATTACGGCATCGACGTTTCGGACCAGTCGTTCTACGACCTGCAGATGAACACTGCTCGGTGGAGTCCCGAGGCACTCCTCGACATCGTTCTCAGAGCGATAGAAGACTACGACCCCGAGGTTGACGAGGGGGCGTTCTACACCCCGGACATCGAACTGTAG
- a CDS encoding amino acid ABC transporter permease, giving the protein MADSYSGASSETDASRDRNTVLNDETLKYLGASLSALFALGILGLVAYIIATQVSFELMQTVLPQFVDAYILVLKVVVLGSILSVSAGIFVGLARVSKTSLTSGIAQSYIQFFRGTPLLFQIFVIYFGIPALWPGTFPIQDWEFPTAIIALTLNHAAYVGEAVRGGINSVPEGQMEAARSLGMSYIQSMREVILPQAWRNALAAIGNDQVILVKDTSLMTVIALPELIQQFRDVNSAVFDPWTPLVIVAIAYLSITIPLGKLVDHLENRSDWGGDGH; this is encoded by the coding sequence ATGGCAGATTCATACTCAGGGGCGTCGTCAGAAACTGACGCTTCACGGGATCGAAACACCGTTCTCAACGACGAGACGCTGAAATACCTCGGTGCGAGCCTTTCGGCATTGTTTGCGCTCGGCATCCTCGGACTCGTCGCCTACATCATCGCCACGCAGGTCAGCTTCGAGTTGATGCAGACGGTGTTGCCGCAGTTCGTGGACGCCTACATCCTCGTGCTCAAGGTCGTCGTCCTCGGCAGCATCCTCTCTGTGAGCGCAGGCATCTTTGTCGGCCTCGCCCGCGTCTCGAAGACCTCTCTGACGAGTGGTATCGCTCAGTCGTACATCCAGTTTTTCCGTGGAACCCCCCTCCTGTTCCAGATATTCGTCATCTACTTCGGTATCCCGGCACTGTGGCCGGGGACGTTCCCCATCCAAGACTGGGAGTTCCCCACTGCCATCATCGCGCTCACGCTCAACCACGCTGCGTACGTCGGTGAGGCGGTCCGTGGCGGAATTAATTCCGTCCCCGAAGGACAGATGGAAGCGGCGCGCTCGCTCGGCATGTCGTACATCCAGTCGATGCGTGAGGTCATCCTCCCGCAGGCGTGGCGCAACGCGCTCGCCGCTATCGGTAACGACCAAGTCATCCTCGTGAAGGACACCTCTCTCATGACCGTTATCGCACTTCCCGAACTCATCCAGCAGTTCCGCGACGTGAACTCCGCGGTGTTCGATCCGTGGACGCCGTTAGTCATCGTCGCTATCGCCTACCTCTCGATCACGATTCCGTTGGGGAAACTCGTGGACCACCTCGAAAACCGCTCGGACTGGGGAGGTGACGGACATTGA
- a CDS encoding CBS domain-containing protein, with protein MQLSARDLMTEDVETVSPDDDVSDVLGRLARADFNGFPVVDEDDHVVGIVTQHDLVGLFETKDRTLWIPIGLPPFMETVTYAVDISWDDFDLGVDLVKNMDKPIKKVMTPDVVTVEPDADLDAILDLLADDERDINRLPVIEDGRLVGVVARQDVIRAIRDRRLAGN; from the coding sequence ATGCAACTGTCTGCCCGAGACCTGATGACCGAAGACGTAGAGACTGTCTCTCCGGATGACGACGTGAGCGATGTTCTTGGCCGCCTCGCGCGCGCTGATTTCAACGGCTTTCCCGTCGTTGACGAGGACGACCACGTCGTCGGCATCGTTACGCAACACGACCTCGTCGGACTGTTCGAGACGAAAGACCGGACGCTGTGGATCCCGATCGGGCTTCCCCCGTTCATGGAGACGGTCACCTACGCCGTAGACATCTCGTGGGACGATTTCGACCTCGGGGTGGATCTCGTGAAGAATATGGACAAACCGATCAAGAAGGTGATGACGCCTGACGTGGTGACGGTAGAACCCGACGCCGACCTCGACGCCATCTTGGACCTCCTCGCAGACGACGAACGGGATATCAACCGTCTCCCGGTGATCGAAGACGGTCGTCTCGTCGGCGTCGTCGCCCGGCAGGACGTGATTCGGGCGATTCGAGACCGCCGCCTCGCGGGCAACTAA
- a CDS encoding basic amino acid ABC transporter substrate-binding protein — protein sequence MDRRTYLKTGAGVVAGGLIAGCTGGGNGGSDETETDASADTESTSGETTGEQTESEESVVPSKVVIGSDIPYRPFEYETTSGELKGFDVEIAQAVFEEELGVEYEFKKTSFDSIIPSLNSGRFRIIMSAMTINEKRKEKVDFSEPYFTAYQTVIIKKDSSISSKEDLKGATIGVQKGTTGASAAEELKTEFDGDLTLKKYDQIPSAFQALINGQIDAIVNDNTVNSEFADKRDDVVFLEGEGAAAAEGENAPPYLTLTVENYGIGFRKADDEFRKKVNEALAAVKENGTYDEIYSTYFSG from the coding sequence ATGGATAGACGTACCTACCTGAAGACGGGTGCCGGCGTCGTTGCCGGCGGCCTCATTGCAGGATGTACTGGCGGTGGGAACGGTGGGAGCGACGAAACCGAAACGGACGCATCTGCTGATACCGAGAGTACCAGCGGTGAGACAACCGGCGAACAGACGGAGAGCGAGGAGTCCGTCGTCCCCTCGAAAGTCGTCATCGGGTCGGACATTCCGTACCGTCCGTTCGAATACGAGACGACCTCCGGCGAACTGAAAGGATTCGACGTGGAGATTGCTCAAGCGGTCTTCGAAGAGGAACTCGGCGTCGAATACGAGTTCAAAAAGACCTCGTTCGACTCCATTATTCCCTCGCTGAACTCCGGGCGGTTCCGCATCATCATGTCCGCGATGACGATCAACGAGAAGCGCAAGGAGAAGGTGGACTTCTCGGAGCCGTACTTTACGGCCTACCAGACGGTCATCATCAAGAAGGACAGCTCGATCTCCTCGAAGGAAGATCTGAAGGGGGCAACAATCGGTGTTCAGAAGGGGACGACCGGCGCGAGCGCCGCAGAAGAACTCAAAACGGAGTTCGATGGCGATCTGACGCTGAAAAAGTACGACCAGATTCCGAGCGCGTTCCAGGCGCTCATCAACGGGCAGATTGACGCCATCGTCAACGACAACACGGTCAACTCCGAGTTCGCCGACAAACGGGACGACGTGGTGTTCCTCGAAGGCGAAGGGGCGGCCGCAGCGGAGGGGGAGAACGCGCCGCCGTACCTCACGCTCACCGTCGAAAACTACGGCATCGGATTCCGTAAGGCGGACGATGAATTCCGGAAGAAAGTGAACGAGGCACTGGCCGCCGTCAAAGAAAACGGGACGTACGACGAGATCTACTCGACGTACTTCTCCGGGTAA
- a CDS encoding DMT family transporter, producing MTRYRNVGLFLFLAAVWGAAFMAIKAGLGTPSDPGGFFETPVLFAAIRYDVAGVLMLGYAVYATDHPVPRGRDEWATVVVGSVLIMAGYHALLFIGETDPAVTSAAAAVIVSLSPVLTAGFARAFLPVERLTTFGLAGLLLGLVGVAILSDPDPNNLLTGGTVAKLLIFAAAICFALGSVLTRRIDADFPIETMEAWTMLGGAVLMHIVSVGIGESVSDVTWTGETLLAVGYLSVVASAIGFLVYFVLLERLGALEINLVSYVAPVFAALTGWLFRGEIPTVYTVVGFIVIFVGFLLLKRESLRRELPRLRRELKTFGTRE from the coding sequence GTGACCCGGTATCGTAACGTCGGTCTGTTCCTCTTTCTCGCCGCGGTCTGGGGTGCGGCGTTCATGGCCATCAAGGCGGGCCTCGGAACGCCATCCGACCCCGGCGGGTTCTTCGAGACGCCCGTTCTGTTCGCGGCGATTCGCTACGATGTCGCCGGTGTATTGATGCTCGGCTACGCCGTCTACGCCACCGACCACCCGGTTCCGCGCGGCCGCGATGAGTGGGCGACAGTCGTCGTCGGATCGGTGCTCATCATGGCTGGCTATCACGCCCTCCTGTTCATCGGTGAGACAGACCCTGCCGTCACCTCTGCTGCTGCGGCGGTTATCGTCAGTCTAAGCCCGGTCCTCACGGCCGGGTTCGCCCGTGCGTTTCTGCCCGTCGAACGCCTGACGACCTTCGGTCTCGCCGGCCTTCTTTTGGGACTCGTCGGAGTCGCCATCCTGTCGGATCCAGACCCGAACAATCTCCTCACGGGTGGCACCGTCGCCAAACTGCTCATCTTCGCCGCGGCGATCTGTTTTGCCCTCGGATCGGTTCTTACGCGCCGCATCGACGCCGATTTCCCCATCGAGACGATGGAGGCGTGGACGATGCTCGGCGGTGCCGTGTTGATGCACATCGTGAGCGTCGGCATCGGCGAGTCCGTCTCGGACGTGACGTGGACGGGGGAGACGCTTCTCGCCGTCGGTTATCTTTCGGTCGTGGCGAGCGCAATCGGCTTTCTCGTCTACTTCGTCCTGTTGGAGCGCCTCGGAGCGCTCGAAATCAACCTCGTCTCCTACGTCGCGCCGGTGTTTGCGGCACTCACCGGGTGGCTGTTCCGCGGAGAAATTCCCACCGTGTACACCGTCGTCGGGTTCATCGTCATCTTCGTCGGGTTCCTCCTCTTGAAACGAGAGAGTCTCCGACGGGAACTGCCGCGTCTCCGACGAGAACTGAAAACGTTCGGGACGCGCGAGTGA
- a CDS encoding ribonuclease H family protein, producing MAVHGRQSLRDLFDESPTPHIAHPPRTHHRHFYVATDGSYRPTGDGGLGVVIETRDGTRVARVAVPDTAPNNNVSEYRALHLGLDVLAARAPPNARVGVLIDHDSLAANVNTEVLAAADPDWRQRRPTSLPTGSENHWRGIRARIAGFAELRAARIDGRENPAHPLANAPDEYAHVNHQKDRCVMPSQLSAVEQSESSSDDPQFPPPSRFEGRASD from the coding sequence ATGGCCGTTCACGGCCGTCAATCCCTTCGAGACCTGTTCGACGAGTCTCCAACGCCGCACATCGCGCATCCGCCTCGGACACATCACCGCCATTTCTACGTCGCCACCGACGGGTCCTACCGACCGACAGGCGACGGTGGACTGGGTGTCGTCATCGAGACGCGCGATGGAACGCGTGTTGCTCGCGTCGCCGTGCCCGATACGGCACCGAACAACAACGTCTCCGAGTATCGTGCGCTCCATCTCGGCCTCGACGTGCTCGCCGCCCGCGCGCCGCCGAACGCCCGCGTCGGTGTCCTCATCGACCACGACTCGCTCGCGGCCAACGTCAATACCGAAGTTCTCGCGGCCGCAGATCCCGACTGGCGCCAGCGGCGACCCACGTCGCTTCCCACCGGAAGCGAGAACCACTGGCGTGGAATCCGCGCCCGCATCGCTGGCTTCGCTGAACTCCGTGCGGCCCGTATCGACGGACGGGAGAACCCGGCGCATCCGCTGGCGAACGCGCCCGACGAATACGCCCACGTTAACCACCAGAAAGACCGCTGTGTGATGCCGAGTCAGCTCTCGGCGGTCGAACAGAGCGAGTCTAGCAGCGACGACCCGCAGTTCCCGCCGCCGTCCCGCTTCGAAGGTCGCGCGAGCGACTGA